One Lacunisphaera limnophila DNA window includes the following coding sequences:
- a CDS encoding thymidine phosphorylase — protein MRKRPIPTRRFIKPSFTSLIEKKRDGQEFTQEEIRYIIDSTLDEEMPKHQQAALLMAIYFANMSAQETAILTEEMMLSGEVIDLSHIAKPKIDKYSTGGVGDKTALVLAPLAMASGVVVPMMCGVEQEFVITTLEKLSAVPGFKGHMSIQHFQDQLARIGGAIAEQSPELAPADKIFYDLRLETGTIPSLPLITGSVLSKKLAEGAEGLVIDVKWGNGSFIKDLEQAKQLARSMTRVGRSMKRRCVALVTDMNQPLGDTVGTALEIKEAIALLKGEGPEDMKELVLKLGMEIVRLAGVAGSTLSAKQTVQRHLTDGSALEKFKDMIRAQGGDTSFIDHPEKFPTARHIRKLPAPKRGYVHTINAAMIAKGVSLLGAGKDAAHHHKIDYAVGVSEIKKVGTQVKQGEPLMMIHYNDEAKLEQALNYFKDAYRLAPKRPIPPPLVVERVA, from the coding sequence ATGAGAAAACGTCCTATTCCCACCCGCCGGTTCATCAAGCCCTCGTTCACTTCCCTGATTGAGAAGAAACGCGACGGCCAGGAATTCACGCAGGAGGAAATCCGTTACATCATCGACTCCACGCTCGATGAGGAAATGCCCAAGCACCAGCAGGCGGCCCTGTTGATGGCGATCTACTTCGCGAACATGTCCGCCCAGGAGACGGCCATCCTGACCGAGGAAATGATGCTTTCGGGTGAAGTCATCGATTTGTCGCATATCGCCAAGCCGAAGATCGACAAGTACTCGACCGGCGGCGTGGGCGACAAGACCGCCTTGGTGCTCGCCCCGCTGGCCATGGCCAGCGGCGTCGTGGTGCCCATGATGTGCGGCGTCGAGCAGGAGTTCGTCATCACCACCCTTGAGAAGCTCTCGGCCGTGCCCGGTTTCAAGGGTCACATGTCGATCCAGCACTTCCAGGACCAGCTCGCCCGCATCGGCGGCGCGATCGCCGAGCAGAGCCCCGAGCTCGCCCCGGCCGACAAGATTTTCTACGACCTGCGTCTCGAGACCGGCACGATCCCGAGCCTCCCGCTCATCACCGGCAGCGTGCTGTCCAAGAAGCTCGCGGAAGGCGCCGAGGGCCTCGTGATCGACGTGAAGTGGGGCAACGGTTCCTTCATCAAGGATCTCGAGCAGGCCAAGCAGCTCGCCCGCTCCATGACCCGCGTCGGCCGCTCGATGAAGCGCCGCTGTGTCGCGCTCGTCACCGACATGAACCAGCCGCTCGGCGACACCGTCGGCACCGCGCTGGAGATCAAGGAGGCCATCGCGCTCCTGAAAGGCGAAGGCCCCGAGGACATGAAGGAGCTCGTGCTCAAGCTCGGCATGGAGATCGTGCGCCTCGCCGGCGTGGCGGGCTCCACGCTCTCGGCCAAGCAGACGGTGCAGCGCCACCTCACCGACGGTTCCGCGCTCGAGAAGTTCAAGGACATGATCCGCGCGCAGGGCGGCGACACCTCGTTCATCGACCACCCGGAGAAATTCCCGACGGCCCGCCACATCCGCAAGCTGCCCGCCCCGAAGCGCGGCTACGTGCACACGATCAACGCCGCCATGATCGCCAAGGGGGTCTCGCTCCTCGGCGCCGGCAAGGACGCCGCGCACCACCACAAGATCGACTACGCCGTCGGCGTCTCGGAGATCAAGAAGGTCGGCACGCAGGTCAAGCAGGGCGAGCCGCTGATGATGATCCATTACAACGACGAGGCGAAGCTCGAGCAGGCGCTGAACTACTTCAAGGACGCCTACCGCCTCGCCCCGAAGCGCCCGATCCCGCCCCCGCTCGTCGTCGAGCGCGTGGCGTAA
- a CDS encoding YihY/virulence factor BrkB family protein: MPLTPLLARLRRLWEQEIWSASYNRERTLRNRGYAFLRVVSITISGLHELKVASRAAALSYSSLLGLGPLVAIAVLISGFALGNRDPAIMAQSVNRIIGFIAPQVAQYDRPAADGTAVLAPITVGADGQVVPPSDPELVKLISQFVTSSRSGTAGLIGVFMLLLIVLQLFTSIENTFNDIWGVRRGRSWLTRIIYYWTTVTLGALLFFTSITLLSASAFLNVFRNLTGWLPFGEHLLGMVNWLLPSSSFGLLLILLTFFYRMVPNTRVRWTAALLGALLVTGLLFLNNYVAFLYFKGVLRTKSLYGSVGIFPILMAGLYVFWFFVLVGGQITYAVQNVRYRSSQTAWHSLNHATRESMSLVVLLLIARRFKVCAPAYSVTELAQLIRVPSQILNESLNRLVDLQLIDELPPAEGADANDNRYQPARPLGRITLTDFRQRFENYGEAPSGGLLDHVDPVLAFYHDKLNAAIPAAFGPKTLDELIDEQQPSQTYAPFPVAGK; encoded by the coding sequence ATGCCGCTCACCCCGCTGCTCGCCCGCCTGCGCCGCCTGTGGGAGCAGGAGATCTGGTCCGCCAGCTACAACCGCGAGCGCACCCTCCGCAACCGCGGCTACGCCTTCCTCCGGGTCGTCTCCATCACGATCTCCGGGCTGCATGAGCTGAAGGTCGCCAGTCGCGCCGCCGCCCTCAGCTACAGTTCCCTCCTCGGGCTCGGTCCGCTGGTGGCCATCGCGGTGCTCATCTCCGGCTTCGCGCTGGGCAACCGCGACCCCGCCATCATGGCGCAAAGCGTGAACCGCATCATCGGCTTCATCGCGCCGCAGGTCGCGCAATATGACCGCCCGGCAGCCGACGGCACCGCCGTGCTCGCCCCCATCACCGTCGGCGCCGACGGCCAGGTCGTGCCCCCCTCCGATCCGGAACTCGTCAAGCTGATCAGCCAGTTCGTCACCAGCAGCCGCTCCGGCACCGCCGGGCTCATCGGTGTCTTCATGCTGCTGCTCATCGTCCTGCAGCTGTTCACCAGCATCGAGAACACCTTCAATGACATCTGGGGCGTGCGCCGCGGCCGCAGCTGGCTCACCCGCATCATCTATTACTGGACCACCGTCACCCTCGGCGCGCTGCTGTTCTTCACCTCCATCACGCTGCTCTCGGCCAGCGCGTTCCTCAACGTCTTCCGCAACCTGACCGGCTGGCTCCCCTTCGGCGAACACCTGCTCGGCATGGTCAACTGGCTCCTGCCCTCCTCCTCCTTCGGCCTGCTGCTCATCCTCCTCACCTTCTTCTACCGGATGGTGCCCAACACCCGCGTGCGCTGGACCGCCGCGCTCCTCGGCGCGCTCCTCGTCACCGGCCTGCTCTTCCTCAACAACTACGTCGCCTTCCTCTACTTCAAGGGCGTGCTCCGCACCAAGAGCCTCTACGGCTCCGTCGGCATCTTCCCGATCCTCATGGCGGGCCTCTACGTATTCTGGTTCTTCGTCCTCGTCGGCGGCCAGATCACCTACGCCGTGCAAAACGTGCGCTACCGCAGCAGCCAGACCGCCTGGCACAGCCTCAACCACGCCACCCGCGAGAGCATGTCGCTGGTCGTGCTCCTGCTCATCGCCCGCCGCTTCAAGGTCTGCGCGCCCGCCTACTCCGTCACCGAGCTCGCCCAGCTCATCCGCGTCCCGTCCCAGATCCTCAACGAGTCGCTCAACCGCCTCGTCGATCTCCAGCTCATCGACGAGCTCCCGCCCGCCGAGGGCGCCGACGCCAACGACAACCGCTACCAGCCCGCCCGCCCGCTGGGCCGCATCACCCTCACGGACTTCCGCCAGCGCTTCGAGAACTACGGCGAGGCGCCCAGCGGCGGGCTACTCGATCACGTCGACCCGGTGCTCGCTTTCTACCACGACAAGCTCAACGCGGCCATCCCCGCCGCCTTTGGCCCGAAGACGCTCGACGAGCTCATCGACGAGCAGCAGCCGAGCCAGACCTACGCCCCCTTCCCCGTCGCCGGGAAGTAA
- the argS gene encoding arginine--tRNA ligase, with the protein MSLPFNVAAHLSTSLRAAADQAGLAGRGFDPEVRVADPAHGDFQANGALAFAKREKLNPRALAQQVVDQLGALQASFDITLAGPGFINFRLKPAALLAWLQTHASEDQLRAGASAAHAGQTWVVDYSSPNTAKQMHVGHLRSAVIGEAICRLLAFTGAKVIRDNHLGDWGTQFGKLIYGYKRWVDEAALLSEPIEELERVYKLGHAATPDDSPELEEARRELVKLQSGDPQNVALWKKFSDVSLAAFQQIYDRLGIVFDHNLGESFYNDKVERIYRELAETGLAEVSEGALVVFHPEHPRYAKQPFLIRKADGASNYASTDLATALYRVEHFAADGIVVVTDFRQGDHFEQLFLTAKKWFAAKGYRVPELHHVTFGAVTGEDGKALKTRDGGVIKLKALLDEAEERAYALVSAKSPDLPEAERREIARAVGVGSVQYADLAQNRSSNYVFAWDKMLALDGNTAPYLLYAVTRVRSIFRKADLDPAAPPTTGASAPESAQELTLARKLVQFADAIQVAGTQLRPHFLCLYLFELAGAYSAFYAADKVIVDDPSVRARRLLLCHRTLLTLETGLRLLGLRTLERM; encoded by the coding sequence ATGTCGCTTCCTTTCAACGTCGCCGCTCACCTCAGCACGAGCCTCCGCGCCGCCGCCGATCAGGCCGGTCTGGCCGGCCGCGGCTTCGATCCGGAGGTCCGGGTGGCCGACCCGGCCCACGGCGACTTCCAGGCCAACGGTGCCCTCGCCTTCGCCAAACGGGAAAAACTGAACCCCCGCGCCCTCGCCCAGCAGGTCGTGGATCAACTCGGGGCCCTGCAGGCGTCCTTTGACATCACCCTCGCCGGCCCGGGTTTCATCAACTTCCGCCTCAAGCCCGCCGCCCTCCTCGCCTGGCTCCAGACCCATGCGTCCGAGGACCAGCTCCGCGCCGGCGCCTCCGCCGCCCATGCCGGCCAGACCTGGGTCGTCGATTACTCCTCCCCCAACACCGCCAAACAGATGCACGTCGGGCACCTCCGCTCCGCCGTCATCGGCGAGGCCATCTGCCGCCTCCTCGCCTTCACCGGCGCCAAGGTCATCCGCGACAACCACCTCGGCGACTGGGGCACGCAGTTCGGCAAACTCATCTACGGCTACAAGCGCTGGGTCGACGAAGCCGCCCTGCTGTCCGAACCCATCGAGGAACTCGAACGCGTCTACAAGCTCGGCCACGCCGCCACCCCCGACGACTCGCCTGAGCTCGAGGAGGCCCGCCGCGAGCTCGTGAAGCTCCAGTCCGGCGACCCGCAAAATGTCGCGCTCTGGAAAAAATTCTCCGACGTCAGCCTCGCCGCCTTCCAGCAGATCTACGACCGCCTCGGCATCGTCTTCGACCACAACCTCGGCGAATCCTTCTACAACGACAAGGTCGAGCGCATCTACCGCGAACTCGCCGAGACCGGCCTCGCCGAGGTCAGCGAGGGCGCCCTCGTGGTCTTCCATCCCGAGCACCCGCGTTACGCCAAGCAGCCCTTCCTCATCCGCAAGGCCGATGGCGCCAGCAACTACGCCTCCACCGACCTCGCGACCGCCCTCTACCGCGTCGAGCACTTCGCGGCCGATGGCATTGTCGTCGTCACCGACTTCCGCCAGGGCGATCACTTCGAGCAGCTTTTCCTCACCGCGAAAAAATGGTTCGCCGCCAAGGGGTACCGCGTGCCCGAGCTCCACCACGTCACCTTCGGCGCCGTCACCGGCGAGGACGGCAAGGCGCTCAAGACCCGCGACGGCGGCGTGATCAAGCTCAAGGCCCTGCTCGACGAGGCCGAGGAGCGCGCCTACGCCCTCGTCTCCGCCAAGAGCCCCGACCTCCCCGAGGCCGAGCGCCGCGAGATCGCCCGCGCCGTCGGCGTCGGCTCCGTGCAGTACGCCGACCTCGCCCAGAACCGCAGCAGCAACTACGTGTTCGCCTGGGACAAGATGCTCGCCCTCGACGGCAATACCGCACCCTACCTGCTCTACGCCGTTACGCGCGTCCGCTCCATCTTCCGCAAGGCCGACCTCGACCCCGCCGCGCCGCCCACGACCGGCGCCTCCGCCCCCGAGAGCGCGCAGGAACTCACCCTCGCCCGCAAGCTCGTGCAGTTCGCCGACGCCATCCAGGTCGCCGGCACGCAGCTGCGCCCGCACTTCCTCTGCCTTTACCTCTTCGAGCTGGCCGGCGCCTACAGCGCCTTCTACGCGGCCGACAAGGTCATCGTCGACGATCCCTCCGTCCGCGCGCGCCGTCTCCTGCTCTGCCACCGCACCCTCCTCACGCTCGAGACCGGCCTCCGCCTGCTCGGTCTGCGGACGTTGGAGCGGATGTAA
- a CDS encoding RNA polymerase sigma factor codes for MTDPELIARALVSDDHAAFGELVRRHQSAVRHFLRHLSGGDAALADDLAQETFVQAWHGLARFGGNSSFSTWLLGIAHNHWRNARRKQRTVPVEPEHLDALEPVPSSAPLSDLRHDLAGALRGLAPEEQTALHLCYQQGLSHAEIATVLAWPLGTVKTHINRGKDKLRPLLASWNPTT; via the coding sequence GTGACCGATCCGGAACTGATCGCCCGCGCGCTCGTCAGCGACGACCACGCCGCGTTCGGGGAACTGGTCCGCCGTCACCAATCCGCCGTGCGCCATTTCCTCCGGCACCTGTCCGGGGGTGATGCCGCGCTCGCCGACGATCTCGCGCAGGAAACCTTCGTCCAGGCCTGGCACGGCCTGGCGCGCTTCGGCGGCAATTCCAGTTTCTCGACCTGGCTGCTCGGCATCGCGCATAACCACTGGCGCAACGCGCGCCGCAAACAACGCACGGTACCGGTCGAGCCGGAACATCTCGACGCGCTGGAACCCGTGCCCTCATCCGCGCCGCTGAGCGATCTCCGTCACGACCTCGCCGGCGCGCTCCGTGGCCTCGCCCCCGAGGAACAGACCGCGCTGCACCTCTGCTACCAACAGGGACTTTCCCACGCCGAAATCGCCACGGTCCTCGCCTGGCCCCTCGGCACCGTCAAAACCCATATCAACCGCGGCAAGGACAAGCTCCGCCCGCTTCTCGCCTCATGGAACCCCACGACCTGA
- the mreC gene encoding rod shape-determining protein MreC, which translates to MLPRRFDQARPFITLGVILLAWILLPLGAKLFTRASFFEIQAPLIVADSFVRDLQTFWSNRATSKDELLKAGRQLAGLVAQYEYATQQNAQLQAEILRLENLLNLPALPAFRLEPARVARRDFSGWWQRMVIRKGSNHGIPLGAPVVFAGGVVGRVTEVHRYTAVVDLVTSPTLRLAATVAGDTRPVSYQGGLNSTFSAPRGTVDFVPLDVYATPNTAKRLVTSGLGVFPPGLIIGEITRLEPSADGLFKNGEVQLDQRLGTLTEVTVLIPLDPEE; encoded by the coding sequence GTGCTTCCCCGCCGCTTCGACCAAGCCCGCCCCTTCATCACGCTCGGCGTGATCCTGTTGGCGTGGATCCTCCTCCCCCTCGGCGCCAAGCTCTTCACCCGTGCCAGCTTCTTCGAGATCCAGGCCCCGCTGATCGTCGCCGACTCCTTCGTCCGCGACTTGCAGACGTTCTGGTCCAACCGCGCGACCTCCAAGGATGAGCTCCTCAAGGCCGGCCGCCAGCTCGCCGGCCTCGTCGCGCAATACGAGTACGCCACGCAGCAGAACGCCCAGCTCCAGGCCGAGATCCTCCGCCTCGAGAATCTCCTCAACCTCCCCGCCCTCCCCGCCTTCCGCCTCGAGCCGGCCCGCGTAGCTCGCCGCGACTTCTCCGGCTGGTGGCAGCGGATGGTCATCCGCAAGGGCTCCAACCACGGCATCCCCCTCGGCGCCCCCGTCGTCTTCGCCGGCGGCGTCGTCGGCCGCGTCACCGAGGTGCACCGCTACACCGCGGTCGTCGACCTCGTCACCAGCCCCACCCTGCGCCTCGCCGCCACCGTCGCGGGCGACACCCGTCCGGTCAGCTACCAGGGCGGCCTCAACAGCACCTTCAGCGCCCCGCGCGGCACCGTGGATTTTGTCCCGCTCGACGTCTACGCCACGCCCAACACCGCCAAGCGTCTCGTCACCTCCGGCCTCGGCGTCTTCCCGCCTGGCCTGATCATCGGCGAGATTACCCGCCTCGAGCCGAGCGCCGACGGCCTCTTTAAGAATGGTGAGGTCCAGCTCGACCAGCGCCTCGGCACCCTCACCGAGGTCACCGTCCTCATCCCGCTCGACCCGGAGGAATGA
- a CDS encoding DUF6249 domain-containing protein, producing MSSLMPNLLAEISGGHLVAIAAILGGLTFTILLIIFGLKFVQRRQELWHETARTALEKGQPLPPLPPDMRHEQHPEQNNDFRAGLILVATGAGLYLFFVTFLHPLRYVAAIPGFIGVAMLLYAIFHALLGRKDKPADRPPQS from the coding sequence ATGTCCTCCCTCATGCCCAACCTCCTGGCGGAAATTTCCGGCGGCCATCTCGTCGCCATCGCCGCCATCCTCGGCGGCCTCACGTTCACCATCCTGCTCATCATCTTCGGCCTCAAATTTGTCCAACGCCGGCAGGAACTGTGGCACGAGACCGCCCGCACCGCCCTCGAGAAGGGCCAGCCGCTGCCCCCTTTGCCGCCCGACATGCGCCACGAGCAACACCCGGAACAAAACAACGACTTCCGCGCCGGCCTGATCCTGGTCGCGACCGGCGCCGGCCTCTACCTCTTCTTCGTCACGTTTCTCCATCCGCTCCGGTACGTCGCCGCCATCCCCGGCTTCATCGGCGTGGCCATGCTGCTCTACGCCATTTTCCACGCCCTCCTCGGACGCAAGGACAAGCCCGCTGACCGCCCGCCCCAATCGTGA
- a CDS encoding GYF domain-containing protein, producing the protein MSGGSPQNTGPEYYVRGINDTDARGPFSLEQLVSLVEAGQVTAETYYYDATSEQWLLISSNEAMKAALWPEKKRLGFKSMEFKAVNEEKTDSAPPITVQQFLDAAEGKTEETKGKKDKGDIMMLAAQWGTRSAALISIASAIALVLPGIDGLTAMDPVKIMQTPGVVLGLVDLVIGVLLLLGVIQIYPFVRFRAVFGLGFLGFLFLTQGQLTPTIAVAAGAIGLYFSTIFLSYIPLAVAALLGLGGMAMLATMAYV; encoded by the coding sequence ATGTCTGGAGGCTCCCCGCAAAACACCGGCCCCGAATACTACGTCCGCGGCATCAACGACACCGATGCGCGCGGCCCGTTCTCCCTCGAACAGCTGGTCTCGCTCGTGGAAGCCGGCCAGGTCACGGCGGAAACCTATTACTACGACGCCACCAGCGAACAGTGGCTGCTGATCTCCAGCAACGAGGCCATGAAGGCGGCCCTCTGGCCCGAGAAGAAACGCCTCGGCTTCAAGTCCATGGAGTTCAAGGCGGTCAACGAGGAGAAGACCGACAGCGCCCCGCCCATCACCGTGCAGCAGTTCCTCGATGCCGCCGAGGGCAAGACCGAGGAGACCAAGGGCAAGAAGGACAAGGGCGACATCATGATGCTCGCCGCGCAGTGGGGCACCCGCTCCGCCGCCCTCATTTCCATCGCCAGCGCCATCGCCCTCGTGCTCCCCGGCATCGACGGCCTCACCGCCATGGACCCGGTCAAGATCATGCAGACCCCCGGCGTCGTGCTCGGGCTCGTGGACCTCGTCATCGGCGTCCTGCTGCTCCTCGGCGTGATCCAGATTTATCCGTTCGTCCGCTTCCGCGCCGTGTTCGGGCTCGGTTTCCTTGGTTTCCTGTTTCTGACCCAGGGTCAGCTCACGCCGACGATCGCGGTCGCCGCCGGCGCCATCGGACTCTATTTCAGTACCATCTTCCTGAGCTATATCCCGCTCGCCGTCGCGGCGCTGCTCGGACTCGGCGGCATGGCGATGCTGGCGACGATGGCGTACGTCTGA
- a CDS encoding PQQ-dependent sugar dehydrogenase, with translation MPPPRLHPRLVPLCLLLGAAAPAFATPPPAPLSHLQLTATTLAVDQVATGFDSPIDLAWGPDNHLWCTQLDGSVWRIDPASGERQEVLRLAGVFHRKSHGLQSLAFHPQFATAPYVYLHYVYQLPARGLDEVVRSRVVRCRWDGSRLGDPETLVNDLPGRAYHNGSRLLFGPDEKLYLTTGDAGHTQASLDPAALSGKVLRFNPDGTIPADNPFPGSPVWTLGHRNSQGLAFGRDGRLYATEHGPNNDDEVNLLVAGHNYGWPVIEGFIDQPAEIEAARGRSFTEPLRAWTPTIAAAGLAYYDHPAIPELRHTLLVANLKGRALRVLALDAAGEAITGEHIYLQQRLGRLRDVCVSPAGDIYLLTSNTDWHPRFQPWMYDALPAGPDRILRLHPTPSAPPPQTPVWSEDLEPLKLLSENWALPATTEALKAGQDLYTLHCLSCHGPTGQGAPGLIPPLAQIAWVTGDKNRLIQVVLAGLNGRIEVNGAFYEQEMPAFRHLPDADLAAVLTYIRASFGNQAGAVVPAEVAEERKGLR, from the coding sequence ATGCCGCCTCCACGCCTTCACCCCCGGCTGGTTCCCCTGTGCCTGCTGCTGGGCGCCGCTGCCCCCGCCTTCGCCACGCCCCCACCCGCCCCCCTGTCCCACCTCCAGCTCACAGCCACCACCCTCGCCGTTGACCAGGTTGCCACCGGCTTCGACTCTCCCATCGATCTCGCCTGGGGCCCGGACAACCACCTCTGGTGCACCCAACTCGACGGCTCCGTTTGGCGCATCGACCCGGCGTCCGGTGAACGGCAGGAAGTGCTCCGCCTGGCCGGCGTCTTCCACCGCAAATCCCACGGCCTCCAAAGCCTCGCCTTTCACCCGCAGTTCGCCACCGCGCCGTACGTCTACCTGCACTACGTCTACCAACTGCCGGCCCGCGGCTTGGACGAGGTCGTCCGCTCCCGCGTCGTGCGTTGCCGCTGGGACGGGTCGCGCCTGGGCGATCCGGAAACCCTCGTCAATGACTTGCCCGGCCGGGCCTACCACAACGGATCCCGCCTGCTCTTCGGCCCCGACGAAAAACTCTACCTCACCACCGGCGACGCGGGTCACACGCAAGCCAGCCTCGACCCCGCCGCCCTCAGCGGCAAGGTCCTGCGCTTCAACCCCGATGGGACCATCCCCGCCGACAACCCGTTTCCCGGCAGCCCCGTCTGGACCCTCGGCCATCGCAACTCCCAAGGTCTCGCCTTCGGCCGCGACGGCCGCCTCTATGCCACCGAGCACGGGCCCAACAACGACGACGAGGTCAACCTTTTGGTCGCCGGCCACAACTACGGCTGGCCCGTGATCGAGGGCTTCATCGACCAACCCGCCGAGATCGAAGCCGCGCGCGGCCGATCGTTCACCGAACCCCTCCGCGCCTGGACCCCAACCATCGCCGCCGCCGGCCTCGCCTACTACGACCACCCCGCGATCCCTGAGCTGCGCCACACCCTCCTGGTCGCCAACCTCAAGGGCCGCGCCCTTCGCGTCCTCGCCCTCGATGCCGCGGGCGAGGCCATCACCGGCGAACACATCTACCTCCAACAACGCCTCGGCCGCCTCCGTGACGTGTGCGTGTCCCCCGCCGGCGACATTTACCTGCTGACCAGCAACACCGACTGGCATCCCCGCTTCCAACCTTGGATGTATGACGCCCTGCCCGCCGGCCCCGACCGTATCCTACGCCTGCACCCCACCCCCTCCGCCCCACCGCCCCAAACCCCCGTCTGGTCCGAGGACCTTGAACCGCTCAAGCTCCTGAGCGAGAACTGGGCCCTACCCGCCACGACCGAGGCCCTCAAGGCCGGCCAGGATCTCTACACCCTCCACTGTCTCAGCTGCCACGGTCCCACCGGCCAAGGAGCCCCCGGCCTCATCCCACCCCTCGCCCAGATCGCCTGGGTCACCGGCGACAAAAACCGCCTCATCCAAGTCGTCCTCGCCGGCCTCAACGGCCGTATCGAGGTCAACGGCGCATTCTATGAACAGGAGATGCCCGCCTTCCGGCACCTGCCCGACGCCGATCTCGCCGCCGTCCTGACCTACATCCGCGCCAGTTTCGGCAACCAAGCCGGCGCCGTCGTCCCCGCCGAAGTCGCCGAGGAACGCAAAGGCCTGCGCTAG
- a CDS encoding rod shape-determining protein: MFNQFLGLFSNDIGIDLGTANTLVYVKDKGIVLREPSVVAVYTNSRRVRAVGDEAKVMLGRTPGSITAIRPMKDGVIADFDITEAMLRYFIRKANGGKTFPQPSVCIAIPSGITEVEKRAVMESATHAGAREVHTIPEPFAAALGVGLPVDEPAANMIVDIGGGTTEIAIISLNGIVFSKSIRVAGDEIDLAIINYMKRAYNLLIGERTSEEIKMTIGSAYPLDTELAMEVKGRDSVAGLPKTIHITSQEIREAMGDTIGAIVEAVRITLERCPPELSADLVDRGFVMAGGGSLIRGIDKLLSEKTGLAVTVSDDPLSAVANGTGVFINNIEDYRRIAADL, encoded by the coding sequence ATGTTCAACCAATTCCTGGGACTTTTCTCCAACGACATCGGGATCGATTTGGGCACCGCCAACACCTTGGTCTACGTGAAGGACAAGGGCATCGTGCTCCGCGAACCCAGCGTGGTGGCTGTCTACACCAACTCCCGCCGCGTCCGCGCCGTGGGTGACGAGGCCAAGGTCATGCTCGGCCGCACGCCCGGCAGTATCACCGCCATCCGCCCGATGAAGGACGGCGTCATCGCCGACTTCGACATCACCGAGGCCATGCTGCGCTACTTCATCCGCAAGGCCAACGGCGGTAAAACCTTTCCCCAGCCCAGCGTCTGCATCGCCATCCCCTCCGGTATCACCGAGGTCGAGAAGCGCGCCGTGATGGAATCCGCCACCCACGCCGGCGCCCGCGAGGTTCACACCATCCCCGAGCCCTTCGCCGCCGCCCTCGGCGTCGGCCTGCCGGTCGATGAGCCCGCCGCCAACATGATCGTCGACATCGGCGGCGGCACCACCGAGATCGCCATCATTTCCCTCAACGGCATCGTCTTCTCGAAATCCATCCGCGTCGCCGGCGACGAGATCGACCTCGCCATCATCAACTACATGAAGCGGGCCTACAACCTGCTCATCGGTGAGCGCACGTCGGAAGAGATCAAGATGACCATCGGCTCCGCCTACCCGCTCGACACCGAGCTGGCCATGGAGGTCAAGGGCCGCGACTCCGTCGCCGGTCTGCCCAAGACCATCCACATCACTTCCCAGGAAATCCGCGAGGCCATGGGCGACACCATCGGCGCCATCGTCGAGGCCGTCCGCATCACCCTCGAGCGCTGCCCGCCTGAACTCTCCGCCGACCTCGTCGACCGCGGCTTCGTGATGGCCGGCGGCGGCTCCCTCATCCGCGGCATCGACAAGCTCCTCTCCGAGAAGACCGGCCTGGCCGTCACCGTCTCCGACGACCCCCTCTCCGCCGTCGCCAACGGCACCGGCGTCTTTATCAACAACATCGAGGACTACCGCCGGATCGCCGCGGACCTCTGA
- a CDS encoding PLDc N-terminal domain-containing protein — translation MNLNYLIGVLLFIFWIVALVDCIKGNNPNKVVWIIVIILLPFLGTILYFLFGKTARG, via the coding sequence ATGAACCTGAACTACCTGATTGGTGTGCTCCTCTTCATCTTCTGGATTGTCGCGCTGGTGGACTGCATCAAGGGCAACAATCCGAACAAGGTGGTCTGGATCATCGTGATTATCCTCCTGCCGTTCCTGGGGACGATCTTGTACTTCCTTTTTGGCAAGACAGCGCGCGGCTGA